In Stenotrophomonas sp. ESTM1D_MKCIP4_1, a single genomic region encodes these proteins:
- a CDS encoding response regulator transcription factor: MSASTLGLLVDDDELYLRTLQRSLARKGLETQTAQDAASALALARQHPPAFALIDLKLGSDSGLALIQPLRALRADMRILLVTGYASIATAVEAIKLGADDYLPKPSTVPMILRALGEEDDGPADDGELEVPDAMTPISRLQWEHIQQAMHETGGNVSAAARLLGMHRRSLQRKLAKRPSPERDPSR; this comes from the coding sequence ATGAGCGCCTCAACCCTCGGCCTGCTGGTCGACGACGACGAACTGTATCTGCGCACCCTGCAGCGCAGCCTGGCCCGCAAGGGACTGGAAACGCAGACCGCGCAGGATGCCGCCAGTGCACTGGCACTGGCCCGCCAGCATCCGCCGGCATTTGCGTTGATCGACCTGAAGCTGGGCAGCGATTCCGGCCTGGCGCTGATCCAGCCGCTGCGCGCCCTGCGCGCGGACATGCGGATCCTGCTGGTCACCGGGTATGCCAGCATCGCGACCGCAGTCGAGGCCATCAAGCTGGGTGCCGATGACTACCTGCCCAAGCCCTCCACGGTGCCGATGATTCTGCGCGCGCTGGGCGAGGAGGACGACGGCCCGGCTGACGACGGCGAACTGGAAGTACCCGACGCGATGACGCCGATCAGCCGCCTGCAGTGGGAACACATCCAGCAGGCAATGCACGAGACCGGCGGCAACGTCTCGGCGGCCGCACGGTTGCTGGGCATGCATCGCCGTTCGCTGCAGCGCAAGCTGGCCAAGCGGCCGAGCCCGGAACGCGACCCGAGCCGCTGA
- a CDS encoding ATP-binding protein — protein sequence MTGPDAPFLRTLCSLRWLAVAGQAATILVATWVLGLPLPQLPLWAGVAVLAVFNLYTQLRPEPDDTAPLTAFGHILVDVIILTWMVGWSGGIANPFGSLFLILIALAAFALPLRWALAVATACLLGYAASGLFGQPLPTGYFRALDLNRWGVVANFLLSAAVVLTFSTRLAMALRVRELELSALRERFARNEGIVALATHAASVAHELNTPLATMTLLADDVAERSEEPEVREDMETLRELLVQCRERVLALAAPAATDGPGRSHASAQQVLEQWRLVRPTIDLHRNDDAPLRLPLDPGVGHLLMVLLNNAADAGEQAGRPRVDLDLRIEGEDLIGEVRDYGHGFNARAAVLPGKLFGSSKSEGMGVGLALSHATIERLQGEMWMRPAQGVGSRVGFRLPLATREETP from the coding sequence ATGACCGGTCCCGACGCCCCCTTCCTACGTACCCTGTGCAGCCTGCGCTGGCTGGCCGTGGCCGGCCAGGCCGCGACCATCCTGGTGGCCACCTGGGTGCTGGGCCTGCCGCTGCCGCAGCTGCCCCTGTGGGCGGGCGTGGCCGTGCTGGCCGTCTTCAACCTGTACACGCAGCTGCGCCCCGAACCGGACGACACCGCGCCGCTGACCGCGTTCGGCCACATCCTGGTGGACGTGATCATCCTGACCTGGATGGTTGGCTGGAGCGGCGGCATCGCCAACCCGTTCGGCTCGCTGTTCCTGATCCTGATCGCCCTGGCCGCGTTCGCCCTGCCCCTGCGCTGGGCCCTGGCCGTGGCCACCGCCTGCCTGCTCGGCTACGCCGCCAGCGGGCTGTTCGGCCAGCCGCTGCCCACCGGCTATTTCCGCGCGCTGGATCTCAACCGCTGGGGCGTGGTCGCCAACTTCCTGCTGTCGGCGGCGGTGGTGCTGACCTTCTCCACCCGTTTGGCCATGGCCCTGCGCGTGCGCGAACTGGAGCTCTCGGCGCTGCGCGAACGCTTCGCCCGCAACGAAGGCATCGTCGCCCTGGCCACGCACGCGGCGTCGGTGGCGCACGAACTGAACACCCCGCTGGCGACCATGACCCTGCTGGCCGACGACGTAGCCGAGCGCAGCGAAGAACCGGAGGTGCGCGAGGACATGGAAACCCTGCGCGAACTGCTGGTGCAGTGCCGCGAGCGCGTGCTGGCACTGGCCGCACCGGCTGCCACCGATGGCCCCGGCCGCAGCCATGCCAGCGCCCAGCAGGTGCTTGAACAGTGGCGCCTGGTGCGCCCGACCATTGACCTGCACCGCAACGACGACGCGCCGCTGCGCCTGCCGCTCGACCCGGGCGTGGGCCACCTGCTGATGGTGCTGCTGAACAATGCGGCAGACGCCGGGGAACAGGCCGGCCGCCCGCGCGTGGACCTGGACCTGCGCATCGAAGGCGAGGATCTCATCGGCGAAGTGCGCGACTACGGACACGGGTTCAACGCGCGTGCCGCCGTGCTGCCGGGCAAGCTGTTCGGCAGCAGCAAGAGTGAGGGCATGGGCGTGGGCCTGGCCCTGTCCCATGCCACCATCGAACGCCTGCAGGGCGAAATGTGGATGCGCCCGGCCCAGGGGGTCGGCAGCCGCGTCGGCTTCCGCCTGCCACTGGCTACACGCGAGGAAACCCCATGA
- the ispG gene encoding flavodoxin-dependent (E)-4-hydroxy-3-methylbut-2-enyl-diphosphate synthase, translated as MHDAVTRPTQPSDATAWSRRQTHAVQIGGVTVGGGKPVVVQSMTNTDTADLASSVKQVAELWRAGSEMVRLTVNTVEAAAAIPRIVDKLAMMGIEVPLIGDFHYNGHQLLTAEPACAEALAKYRINPGNVGFGKKKDLQFAQLIEFAIRYNKPVRIGANWGSLDQALAAKLMDENNHREQPWDAGRVLREALIRSALDSAEQAVEIGLPRDRIILSAKVSGVQELIAVYRDLAQRSDFALHLGLTEAGIGSKGIVASAAALSVLLQEGIGDTIRISLTPEPGQSRTQEVIVAQELLQTTGQRAFTPLVTACPGCGRTTSEFFQELAKVVQNHVREKMPVWKVQHPGAENMTLAVMGCIVNGPGESRHANIGISLPGTGETPAAPVFVDGEKKVTLRGDNIAQEFVALIDEYVEQKYVRIAG; from the coding sequence ATGCACGACGCCGTCACCCGCCCGACCCAACCCTCCGATGCCACTGCCTGGTCCCGTCGCCAGACCCATGCCGTCCAGATCGGCGGGGTCACCGTAGGCGGCGGCAAGCCGGTGGTGGTGCAGTCGATGACCAACACCGACACCGCCGACCTGGCCTCCAGCGTGAAGCAGGTGGCCGAGTTGTGGCGGGCCGGTTCGGAAATGGTGCGCCTGACCGTCAATACCGTGGAAGCGGCTGCGGCCATTCCGCGCATCGTCGACAAGCTGGCGATGATGGGCATCGAGGTGCCGCTGATCGGTGACTTCCACTACAACGGCCACCAGCTGCTGACCGCCGAACCGGCCTGTGCCGAGGCGTTGGCCAAGTACCGCATCAACCCGGGCAACGTCGGTTTCGGCAAGAAGAAGGACCTGCAGTTCGCCCAGCTGATCGAATTCGCCATCCGCTACAACAAGCCGGTGCGCATCGGTGCCAACTGGGGTTCGCTGGACCAGGCCCTGGCGGCGAAGCTGATGGACGAGAACAACCACCGCGAACAGCCCTGGGACGCCGGCCGCGTGCTGCGCGAGGCGCTGATCCGTTCGGCGCTGGATTCGGCCGAGCAGGCGGTGGAGATCGGCCTGCCGCGTGATCGCATCATTCTTTCGGCCAAGGTCAGCGGCGTGCAGGAACTCATCGCGGTGTACCGCGATCTGGCCCAGCGTTCGGATTTCGCCCTGCACCTGGGCCTGACCGAAGCCGGCATCGGCAGCAAGGGCATCGTCGCGTCGGCGGCGGCGCTGAGCGTGCTGCTGCAGGAAGGCATCGGCGACACCATCCGCATTTCGCTGACCCCCGAGCCGGGGCAGTCGCGTACGCAGGAAGTGATCGTCGCGCAGGAACTGCTGCAGACCACCGGCCAGCGCGCCTTCACGCCGCTGGTCACGGCCTGCCCGGGCTGCGGGCGCACCACCTCCGAGTTCTTCCAGGAACTGGCCAAGGTCGTGCAGAACCACGTGCGCGAAAAGATGCCGGTGTGGAAGGTGCAGCACCCCGGCGCGGAGAACATGACCCTGGCCGTGATGGGCTGCATCGTCAACGGACCGGGCGAGTCGCGCCACGCCAACATCGGTATTTCCCTGCCGGGTACCGGCGAAACGCCGGCCGCGCCGGTGTTCGTCGATGGCGAGAAGAAGGTGACCCTGCGTGGTGACAACATCGCCCAGGAATTCGTTGCCCTGATCGACGAATATGTCGAACAGAAGTATGTCCGGATTGCCGGATAA
- a CDS encoding phosphatase PAP2 family protein: MSGLPDKPAILAAPEPASGFRHWMARNAWRLVLLFAGVLLPLACFVALADEVHEFESFHFDAPLLWQMHGLHSPWLDRFFVLLSKLGYEWFLIPADVLIVALLLWHRRWREATFVAVCFVGSALLNMGSKQFFQRDRPSLWESIAPESTFSFPSGHAMGSMTLAATLVLLAWNTRWRWPVLVLAPLFSLLVSVSRVYLGVHYPSDILAGWCAALVWVVGCYLVMFRRRQPWRHRGSPQAAASEAIATGE, encoded by the coding sequence ATGTCCGGATTGCCGGATAAGCCGGCGATCCTGGCCGCGCCGGAACCGGCGTCCGGCTTCCGACACTGGATGGCGCGCAACGCGTGGCGCCTGGTGCTGCTGTTTGCCGGCGTGCTGCTGCCGCTGGCCTGCTTCGTCGCACTGGCCGATGAAGTGCATGAGTTCGAGTCGTTCCATTTCGATGCCCCGCTGCTGTGGCAGATGCACGGGCTGCATTCGCCGTGGCTGGACCGATTTTTCGTGCTGCTGTCGAAACTGGGCTACGAATGGTTCCTGATCCCGGCCGACGTACTCATCGTCGCCCTGCTGCTGTGGCACAGGCGTTGGCGCGAGGCGACCTTCGTGGCGGTGTGCTTCGTCGGCTCTGCGCTGCTGAACATGGGCAGCAAGCAGTTTTTCCAGCGTGACCGCCCCAGCCTGTGGGAATCGATCGCGCCGGAATCCACGTTCAGCTTCCCCAGCGGGCATGCGATGGGCAGCATGACCCTGGCGGCGACCCTGGTGCTGCTGGCCTGGAACACCCGCTGGCGCTGGCCGGTGCTGGTGCTGGCGCCGCTGTTCAGCCTGCTGGTCAGCGTCTCGCGGGTCTATCTGGGGGTGCATTACCCCTCCGATATCCTCGCCGGATGGTGTGCGGCGCTGGTTTGGGTGGTAGGGTGCTATCTGGTCATGTTCCGTCGCCGGCAACCCTGGCGACACCGCGGTTCGCCGCAAGCAGCGGCCAGCGAAGCGATCGCAACAGGGGAGTGA
- a CDS encoding response regulator has translation MTIRVYLVDDHALVRTGMKMILSGESDIEVVGEAETGEDGLREIRQLLPDVVLCDLHLPGVSGMEVTERIVRGHRATRVVIVSVLEDGPLPKRLLEAGAAGYIGKGCDAQELLRAVRDVAAGRRYLGTSIAQNLALSTVEGNASPFDTLSPRELEVALLLTQGLRQEDIARRLSLSAKTVNTHKARLFEKMGISDNIALARMASQYGLVDPARPL, from the coding sequence ATGACGATTCGAGTCTACCTGGTGGACGACCACGCGCTGGTCCGCACCGGTATGAAGATGATCCTGTCGGGTGAATCCGACATCGAGGTCGTGGGGGAAGCCGAGACCGGCGAGGATGGGCTGCGCGAGATCCGCCAGCTGCTGCCGGACGTCGTGCTGTGCGATCTGCACCTGCCGGGTGTCAGTGGCATGGAGGTGACCGAACGCATCGTGCGTGGCCACCGTGCCACCCGCGTGGTGATCGTTTCCGTGCTGGAGGATGGACCGCTGCCCAAGCGTCTGCTGGAAGCGGGTGCCGCCGGTTACATCGGCAAGGGCTGCGATGCGCAGGAACTGCTGCGTGCGGTGCGTGACGTGGCGGCCGGCCGCCGTTACCTGGGCACCAGCATCGCGCAGAACCTGGCGCTGTCCACGGTGGAAGGCAATGCCTCGCCGTTCGACACGCTGTCGCCGCGTGAACTGGAAGTGGCACTGCTGCTGACCCAGGGGCTGCGCCAGGAAGACATCGCACGGCGCCTGAGCCTGAGTGCGAAGACGGTGAACACGCACAAGGCGCGGTTGTTCGAGAAGATGGGGATCAGCGACAACATTGCGTTGGCGCGCATGGCCAGCCAATACGGGCTGGTGGATCCGGCACGGCCGCTGTAA
- the eda gene encoding bifunctional 4-hydroxy-2-oxoglutarate aldolase/2-dehydro-3-deoxy-phosphogluconate aldolase produces MGIEQHQVKAAELLHAAGILPVVTIHTLDQARAVSAALLEGGLPAIELTLRTPVAMEALAMLKRELPDVVVGAGTVLTVEQMQQSIDAGADFLVTPGTPPVLADALAAAPLPVVPGAATPTELLSLYARGFRVCKLFPATAVGGLAMIKGLAGPVADLKLCPTGGITENTAAEYLEQKNVVCIGGSWMVPGNWIADGEWDKVRASAADAAKIIKRVRGH; encoded by the coding sequence ATGGGTATCGAGCAACATCAGGTGAAGGCGGCGGAACTGCTGCATGCGGCGGGCATTCTGCCGGTGGTGACGATTCATACGCTGGACCAGGCGCGCGCGGTGAGTGCGGCGCTGCTGGAAGGTGGCCTGCCGGCCATCGAGTTGACGCTGCGTACGCCGGTGGCGATGGAAGCGCTGGCGATGCTCAAGCGCGAGCTGCCCGATGTGGTGGTGGGTGCAGGTACGGTGCTGACCGTGGAGCAGATGCAGCAGTCCATCGATGCAGGTGCGGATTTCCTGGTGACGCCGGGTACGCCACCGGTGCTGGCCGATGCACTGGCGGCCGCGCCGCTGCCGGTGGTGCCGGGTGCGGCCACGCCGACCGAGCTGCTGTCGCTCTACGCGCGCGGTTTCCGGGTGTGCAAGCTGTTCCCGGCTACGGCCGTGGGGGGCCTGGCGATGATCAAGGGCCTGGCTGGCCCGGTCGCCGACCTCAAGCTGTGCCCGACCGGTGGCATCACTGAAAACACCGCTGCCGAGTACCTGGAGCAGAAGAACGTGGTCTGCATCGGTGGCTCGTGGATGGTGCCGGGCAACTGGATCGCCGACGGCGAGTGGGACAAGGTGCGCGCCAGCGCTGCCGACGCCGCCAAGATCATCAAGCGCGTCCGCGGCCACTGA